The genomic window CGGCCAGCGGTCTGGTCGACCGCGCGCACGATCTTCACATAGCAGCCGCAGCGGCAGATGTTGCCGCTCATCCACTCCCGGATCTCCTCCGGCGAGTCGGTGTGGCCCTCCTGGATGCAGCCGACGCCCGACATGATCTGGCCCGGCGTGCAGTAGCCGCACTGGAACGCGTCCTGCTCGATGAACGCCTTCTGCAGCGGATGCAGTTCGTCACCGTCGGCCAAGCCCTCGATCGTGGTGACCTCGGCACCCTCCAGCCGCACGGCCAGTGTCAGACAGGAGTTGACCCGCCGACCGTCGACCAGCACCGTGCAAGCACCACAAGCACCCGCGTTGCAGCCCTTCTTCGAACCGGTCAGATCGAAGTGCTCACGCAACAGGTCCAGCAGCGAGGTGCGGTTGTCCACCGTCACGGTCCGGCGGGTGCCGTTCACCGTCAGAGAGACACGGCTGGACGGGGGCGCCTCGGCAGCAGCCACCTCCTCCCCGGCGGTGAGCAAGGACCCACCGATCACACCGCCGACGACGACGGCACCACCGACCGCGGTACTGGTGGCGATGAAGGTGCGTCGTGTCGGCGCGGTGAGGGACTCGGAGTCGGTGGACTCGGTGGAGGGTGGAACATCTGGGTCAGTGAACTCAGGGGAGGACATACATAGGCCTTCGGACTCGGTGGATGGGGCACCTGGCCTGCACGGCGACAGGGAGCTGGGCGAATCCCACGACTTCGTCACCACCGCGTATTCAGAATGCGCACGTGCTGTGCGACCGCGGTTGGTCACGCCCCGAAGTCTTGCACCACCGGCATCACCCATGGGAGGGAGAGTTTTCTCCCCGGATATTCTTCCCCCGAAGGGA from Streptomyces sp. DSM 40750 includes these protein-coding regions:
- a CDS encoding (2Fe-2S)-binding protein, which produces MSSPEFTDPDVPPSTESTDSESLTAPTRRTFIATSTAVGGAVVVGGVIGGSLLTAGEEVAAAEAPPSSRVSLTVNGTRRTVTVDNRTSLLDLLREHFDLTGSKKGCNAGACGACTVLVDGRRVNSCLTLAVRLEGAEVTTIEGLADGDELHPLQKAFIEQDAFQCGYCTPGQIMSGVGCIQEGHTDSPEEIREWMSGNICRCGCYVKIVRAVDQTAGRK